The Coffea arabica cultivar ET-39 chromosome 4e, Coffea Arabica ET-39 HiFi, whole genome shotgun sequence genome includes a window with the following:
- the LOC113742761 gene encoding DNA N(6)-methyladenine demethylase ALKBH1D yields MNCRRTLNVENQQLNTPKRPSPSPSHFPASYRSPDEACRSSDHALLAHPGGLTESSRKTSTSGTPCQFDGMPASDQLCKHNHQQHLPFDMGNLNLMHNSSVQTHGSGHSPSYNSNLEKAFASRDTWIDPKCKPLHVRRMQRDQTQYAEEGDSNLPNSNSSSVSDAASIGKSSPLANYIIKGSTFEKGSNHEESSHGKMGMNDIPEDSRFHFDICPSGSVIKLKAPLHLMNREKRNETKRNTGGLCITSLRPGMILLKNYISFNDQVKLIKKCKDLGLGPGGFYLPGYRDGAKLNLKMMCLGKTWDPETSTYGDERPCDGSKPPIIPKEFCDLAKRAIKDSHAHIEKDSRKRNVEDVLPSMSPNICIVNFYSTSGRLGLHQDKDESQESLRRGVPVVSFSIGDSAEFLYGDQRDINQVEKIRLESGDVLIFGGKARNIYHGVSTIFPDTAPKVLLEETNLRAGRLNLTFREY; encoded by the exons ATGAACTGCCGTCGGACCCTAAACGTCGAAAACCAGCAGCTCAACACACCCAAACGCCCATCACCATCGCCTTCTCATTTTCCCGCCAGTTATCGCAGCCCT GATGAAGCTTGTAGATCTTCTGATCATGCACTACTGGCGCATCCTGGTGGATTGACggaaagttcaagaaaaacatCTACTTCTGGCACACCATGTCAGTTTGATGGTATGCCAGCTTCAGATCAATTGTGCAAGCATAATCATCAGCAACACTTGCCATTTGACATGGGAAACCTTAATCTGATGCATAATTCATCAGTACAAACACATGGTTCAGGTCACTCACCATCCTACAATTCCAATTTGGAGAAGGCTTTTGCTTCAAGAGATACTTGGATTGATCCCAAGTGCAAGCCCTTACATGTGAGGAGAATGCAGAGGGACCAAACACAGTATGCAGAGGAAGGAGATTCTAACTTAccaaattcaaattcctctagTGTTTCTGATGCTGCCAGCATTGGCAAATCATCTCCATTAGCTAATTACATTATAAAGGGCAGCACTTTTGAGAAGGGCAGTAACCATGAGGAAAGTTCTCATGGGAAAATGGGTATGAATGACATACCTGAAGATTCTAGATTCCATTTTGACATCTGTCCATCTGGATCCGTTATCAAGCTAAAAGCCCCGCTTCATCTCATGAATAGAGAAAAGAGGAATGAAACTAAGCGCAACACAGGTGGACTCTGCATTACATCATTGAGGCCTGGGATGATTTTGTTAAAGAATTACATTTCCTTCAATGATCAG GTTAAATTGATAAAGAAGTGCAAGGATCTTGGACTGGGTCCTGGAGGCTTCTATTTACCTGGCTATCGTGATGGAGCAAAGCTGAACTTGAAGATGATGTGCCTTGGTAAAACTTGGGACCCTGAGACAAGTACTTATGGCGATGAAAGGCCTTGTGATGGCTCCAAACCTCCCATTATTCCTAAAGAATTTTGTGACTTGGCTAAAAGGGCTATAAAAGATTCCCATGCACATATAGAGAAAGACTCCAGAAAAAGAAATGTGGAAGATGTTTTACCCTCGATGTCGCCTAACATCTGCATAGTCAATTTCTACTCAACAAGTGGCCGCCTTGGTCTCCATCAG GACAAAGATGAAAGCCAAGAGAGTCTTCGTAGAGGAGTGCCCGTGGTGTCCTTTTCAATTGGTGACTCTGCAGAATTTTTGTATGGTGACCAGAGAGATATTAACCAGGTGGAGAAAATCAGACTGGAATCCGGGGATGTGCTGATATTTGGTGGTAAAGCTAGGAACATATATCATGGTGTCTCAACTATTTTTCCAGACACAGCTCCCAAGGTTCTGTTAGAAGAGACAAATTTGAGGGCTGGCCGTCTGAATCTCACTTTTAGAGAGTACTGA
- the LOC140005815 gene encoding probable polygalacturonase At1g80170, whose product MVALQGGSGYVRGVRYQNVRVDDVSNPIIIDQFYCDSPTPGQNQSSAVEISEIMYKNISGTSKSKNAMKFACSDTVPCSHIVLNNINLESRDGTVETYCNSAIGFGYGYVQPSAECLTSSDKEKIIKQEPELALCGMAGLAAGIPYI is encoded by the exons ATGGTAGCTCTGCAGGGAGGATCTGGGTATGTTCGAGGGGTACGATATCAGAATGTGAGAGTAGATGACGTTTCAAATCCCATTATCATTGACCAATTCTACTGTGATTCGCCGACGCCTGGCCAGAACCAG AGTTCTGCAGTTGAAATAAGTGAAATCATGTACAAGAACATTAGCGGGACTTCCAAAAGCAAAAATGCCATGAAATTTGCATGCAGCGACACGGTTCCTTGCAGCCACATTGTGCTGAACAACATCAACCTAGAATCTAGGGATGGTACCGTAGAGACTTATTGCAACTCTGCCATAGGGTTTGGGTATGGATACGTGCAACCCTCTGCGGAATGTCTGACCTCATCAGACAAAGAAAAAATCATCAAGCAGGAGCCTGAGCTTGCCCTCTGCGGAATGGCTGGGCTGGCCGCCGGAATCCCctatatatag
- the LOC140005842 gene encoding 25.3 kDa vesicle transport protein SEC22-1-like: MVKLTMIARVTDGLPLVEGLDDGRDMPDVDYYKKQAKALFTNLSRGQNEASRMSIETGPYVFHYIIEGRVCYLTMCDRAYPKKLAFQYLEDLKNEFERVNGSQIETAARPYAFIKFDTFIQKTKKLYQDTRTQRNVAKLNDELYEVHQIMTRNVQEVLGVGEKLDQVSQLSSRLTSESRIYAEKARDLNRQALIRKWAPVAVVLGVVILLFWVRKKIW; the protein is encoded by the exons atggtgaaattgACTATGATTGCTCGTGTTACTGATGGCCTTCCATTAGTGGAGGGGCTGGATGATGGCCGAGATATGCCAGACGTGGATTACTACAAAAAGCAGGCCAAggcgttgttcacaaatctgtcaaGGGGCCAGAATGAGGCTTCCAGAATGTCTATTGAAACCGGTCCTTATGTTTTCCA TTATATCATTGAAGGGCGAGTTTGTTATCTGACAATGTGTGACCGTGCTTATCCTAAGAAGCTTGCTTTTCAATACCTTGAAGACCTTAAGAATGAATTTGAACGTGTAAATGGTAGTCAAATCGAAACTGCTGCCAGACCTTATGCTTTtataaaatttg ATACATTCATAcagaaaacaaagaaactatACCAGGATACAAGAACCCAGCGGAACGTTGCAAAGTTGAATGATGAACTTTATGAAGTACACCAGATTATGACTCGCAATGTACAAGAAGTTCTTGGTGTCGGGGAAAAATTGGACC AGGTGAGTCAGCTTTCTAGCCGTTTGACTTCTGAATCTCGCATATATGCTGAAAAGGCAAGAGATTTGAATCGCCAG GCCTTGATTCGTAAATGGGCACCTGTAGCGGTAGTGCTCGGCGTTGTAATCCTCCTGTTCTGGGTTAGGAAGAAGATTTGGTGA
- the LOC140005841 gene encoding 3-oxoacyl-[acyl-carrier-protein] synthase II, chloroplastic-like isoform X1: MMASSVASPLCTWLVAACMSASCEKDHFLKLPSIFRCSRRLSRSARRRKVVVPQFLNAGGAGLVSSFCASGIQNWLNSCLTFEPCEEYYNSEGLASSLSCFSENAFSLFGHKAEPVTRRQRRMNRAAISGKAMAVAVKPQKDTIAKKKSLTEKRRIVVTGVGVVSSLGHDADIFYSNLLEGVSGISQIETFDCSEFPTRIAGEIKDFSADGWVAPKLCKRADKFMLYMLTAGKKALADGGITEDVMEEIDKAKCGVLIGSALGGMKVFNDAIEALRVSYKKMNPFCVPFATTNMGSAMLAMDLGWMGPNYSISTACATSNFCMLNAANHIIRGEADIMLCGGSDSAIIPIGLGGFVACRALSQKNGDPTRASRPWDVDRDGFVMGEGAGVLLLEELEHAKRRDAKIYAEFLGGSFTCDAYHMIEPHPEGAGIVLCIEKALAQSGVAREDINYINAHATSTPAADLKEFEAIMRCIGRNPELKMNSTKSMVGHLLGAAGAVEAVATVKAIQTGWIHPNINLENPDKGVDTSVLVGPKKEQLEIKVALSNSFGFGGHNSSILFAPYKPDEGD; the protein is encoded by the exons ATGATGGCTTCTTCTGTTGCCTCCCCACTTTGTACATGGCTGGTTGCAGCTTGCATGTCTGCGTCCTGTGAAAAAGATCACTTTTTGAAGTTACCATCGATTTTTCGATGTTCGAGAAGGCTGAGTAGGTctgcaagaagaagaaaagtggTGGTGCCTCAGTTCCTAAATGCGGGTGGTGCTGGTTTGGTTTCTTCGTTTTGCGCTTCTggaatccaaaattggttgaaTTCTTGTCTTACTTTTGAGCCCTGTGAGGAATATTATAATTCAGAGGGACTGGcttcttctctctcttgttttagtGAGAATGCATTTTCACTTTTCGGGCACAAGGCAGAGCCGGTGACTCGCAGGCAAAGAAGGATGAATAGAGCTGCCATTTCTG GCAAAGCGATGGCTGTTGCAGTCAAACCACAGAAGGACACCATAGCAAAGAAGAAATCTCTTACTGAGAAAAGGAGGATAGTGGTAACAGGGGTTGGTGTAGTATCCTCTCTTGGTCATGATGCGGATATATTCTATAGTAATCTTCTTGAAGGAGTTAGTGGAATAAGTCAGATTGAAACTTTTGATTGTTCTGAATTTCCAACG AGAATTGCAGGGGAAATCAAAGATTTCTCAGCTGATGGGTGGGTTGCTCCAAAACTTTGTAAGAGGGCGGACAAGTTCATGCTTTACATGCTAACTGCAGGTAAAAAAGCATTAGCTGATGGTGGCATCACAGAAGATGTCATGGAGGAAATTGACAAGGCTAAATGTGGTGTTTTAATTGGCTCTGCCCTGGGTGGAATGAAG GTTTTTAACGATGCAATAGAAGCTTTGAGGGTGTCATACAAGAAGATGAATCCTTTTTGTGTACCTTTTGCTACAACCAATATGGGGTCTGCAATGCTTGCAATGGATTTG GGATGGATGGGCCCAAATTACTCTATTTCTACAGCTTGTGCAACAAGCAATTTCTGTATGCTAAATGCAGCGAATCACATCATTAGAGGTGAAGCT GATATTATGCTATGCGGTGGCTCAGATTCTGCAATTATTCCTATTG GATTGGGAGGATTTGTTGCATGCAGGGCACTTTCACAGAAGAATGGTGATCCAACCAGGGCTTCACGTCCTTGGGATGTG GACCGTGATGGATTTGTTATGGGGGAAGGAGCTGGCGTGCTACTTCTGGAGGAGTTGGAACATGCAAAG AGAAGAGATGCGAAAATCTATGCAGAGTTTTTAGGTGGAAGCTTCACTTGTGACGCTTATCATATGATTGAACCCCATCCAGAGG GGGCAGGAATTGTTCTTTGCATAGAGAAAGCCTTAGCTCAATCGGGTGTCGCTAGAGAAgatattaattatataaatgCACATGCAACATCAACTCCAGCTGCTGATCTGAAGGAGTTTGAAGCGATAATGCGATGTATTGGGCGGAATCCTGAG CTCAAGATGAACTCTACAAAGTCAATGGTGGGCCATCTACTTGGTGCTGCTGGTGCAGTAGAAGCTGTTGCAACAGTTAAG GCCATACAGACAGGATGGATCCATCCAAATATCAATCTCGAGAATCCTGACAAAGGCGTG GACACCAGTGTGCTTGTAGGCCCGAAAAAGGAGCAGTTGGAAATAAAGGTGGCACTATCCAACTCTTTTGGCTTTGGAGGACACAATTCTTCCATTCTCTTTGCTCCTTACAAGCCAGATGAGGGTGACTGA
- the LOC140005841 gene encoding 3-oxoacyl-[acyl-carrier-protein] synthase II, chloroplastic-like isoform X2: MMASSVASPLCTWLVAACMSASCEKDHFLKLPSIFRCSRRLSRSARRRKVVVPQFLNAGGAGLVSSFCASGIQNWLNSCLTFEPCEEYYNSEGLASSLSCFSENAFSLFGHKAEPVTRRQRRMNRAAISGKAMAVAVKPQKDTIAKKKSLTEKRRIVVTGVGVVSSLGHDADIFYSNLLEGVSGISQIETFDCSEFPTRIAGEIKDFSADGWVAPKLCKRADKFMLYMLTAGKKALADGGITEDVMEEIDKAKCGVLIGSALGGMKVFNDAIEALRVSYKKMNPFCVPFATTNMGSAMLAMDLGWMGPNYSISTACATSNFCMLNAANHIIRGEADIMLCGGSDSAIIPIGLGGFVACRALSQKNGDPTRASRPWDVDRDGFVMGEGAGVLLLEELEHAKRRDAKIYAEFLGGSFTCDAYHMIEPHPEGAGIVLCIEKALAQSGVAREDINYINAHATSTPAADLKEFEAIMRCIGRNPELKMNSTKSMVGHLLGAAGAVEAVATVKAIQTGWIHPNINLENPDKGVCRTPVCL; the protein is encoded by the exons ATGATGGCTTCTTCTGTTGCCTCCCCACTTTGTACATGGCTGGTTGCAGCTTGCATGTCTGCGTCCTGTGAAAAAGATCACTTTTTGAAGTTACCATCGATTTTTCGATGTTCGAGAAGGCTGAGTAGGTctgcaagaagaagaaaagtggTGGTGCCTCAGTTCCTAAATGCGGGTGGTGCTGGTTTGGTTTCTTCGTTTTGCGCTTCTggaatccaaaattggttgaaTTCTTGTCTTACTTTTGAGCCCTGTGAGGAATATTATAATTCAGAGGGACTGGcttcttctctctcttgttttagtGAGAATGCATTTTCACTTTTCGGGCACAAGGCAGAGCCGGTGACTCGCAGGCAAAGAAGGATGAATAGAGCTGCCATTTCTG GCAAAGCGATGGCTGTTGCAGTCAAACCACAGAAGGACACCATAGCAAAGAAGAAATCTCTTACTGAGAAAAGGAGGATAGTGGTAACAGGGGTTGGTGTAGTATCCTCTCTTGGTCATGATGCGGATATATTCTATAGTAATCTTCTTGAAGGAGTTAGTGGAATAAGTCAGATTGAAACTTTTGATTGTTCTGAATTTCCAACG AGAATTGCAGGGGAAATCAAAGATTTCTCAGCTGATGGGTGGGTTGCTCCAAAACTTTGTAAGAGGGCGGACAAGTTCATGCTTTACATGCTAACTGCAGGTAAAAAAGCATTAGCTGATGGTGGCATCACAGAAGATGTCATGGAGGAAATTGACAAGGCTAAATGTGGTGTTTTAATTGGCTCTGCCCTGGGTGGAATGAAG GTTTTTAACGATGCAATAGAAGCTTTGAGGGTGTCATACAAGAAGATGAATCCTTTTTGTGTACCTTTTGCTACAACCAATATGGGGTCTGCAATGCTTGCAATGGATTTG GGATGGATGGGCCCAAATTACTCTATTTCTACAGCTTGTGCAACAAGCAATTTCTGTATGCTAAATGCAGCGAATCACATCATTAGAGGTGAAGCT GATATTATGCTATGCGGTGGCTCAGATTCTGCAATTATTCCTATTG GATTGGGAGGATTTGTTGCATGCAGGGCACTTTCACAGAAGAATGGTGATCCAACCAGGGCTTCACGTCCTTGGGATGTG GACCGTGATGGATTTGTTATGGGGGAAGGAGCTGGCGTGCTACTTCTGGAGGAGTTGGAACATGCAAAG AGAAGAGATGCGAAAATCTATGCAGAGTTTTTAGGTGGAAGCTTCACTTGTGACGCTTATCATATGATTGAACCCCATCCAGAGG GGGCAGGAATTGTTCTTTGCATAGAGAAAGCCTTAGCTCAATCGGGTGTCGCTAGAGAAgatattaattatataaatgCACATGCAACATCAACTCCAGCTGCTGATCTGAAGGAGTTTGAAGCGATAATGCGATGTATTGGGCGGAATCCTGAG CTCAAGATGAACTCTACAAAGTCAATGGTGGGCCATCTACTTGGTGCTGCTGGTGCAGTAGAAGCTGTTGCAACAGTTAAG GCCATACAGACAGGATGGATCCATCCAAATATCAATCTCGAGAATCCTGACAAAGGCGTG TGCAGGACACCAGTGTGCTTGTAG
- the LOC140005843 gene encoding uncharacterized protein, translating to MALLEQQNYNGESDHSDGYDSDDSEEDPDFDILEESRSSFSGLSIRRKSNLGIDKEMIKYAEGEGDPDVTEVVVPGLDEKDQKGYETIQKVIGAGQLEKLKVDQCKVYLRKHSLRLTGNKETLIQRIREHLDILNGGGEKKYPASSFLVNCKGDACTGDIILFKQTVYGMFNIASRSASGPPCGTRLVAGRIVKESYGAAKQQHTFTIEVLWSKGEKSLPPLHPLLIKGRNLYRLTTMRQRWEDEEERKRILSEKHARGAVARSNREARVLERDMRKVLKSDRVLKKEHSFRKQEENRKQMQCSLSIPLNNNIQPEQQPEDMQDTCQSQHFKKKECWELRSFKDKTSARQEDPGYVQMRSKICTDANVPLEGNLSRRPFTSMNCNLPGHPSWMKTHEDQTKFKNSTTSVYGAVKNARHANHRSVINHPRAPAGCEISSTNSLSSSTKSHVYAKNENAQQKDFYHRNCGMNNPLKSSEQMRAYVWVENFDASRDIVQGHLKEKKQLCRYYAQGRCYYGYKCKYLHEV from the exons ATGGCGCTTCTTGAGCAACAAAACTACAATGGTGAATCAGACCATAGTGATGGATATGATTCTGATGATTCCGAAGAAGACCCAGATTTTGATATTCTTGAAGAAAGTCGATCCAGCTTTTCCGGGCTGTCCATTAGGAGAAAATCCAATCTTGG TATTGACAAGGAAATGATCAAGTATGCGGAGGGAGAAGGTGACCCAGATGTTACAGAAGTGGTTGTTCCCGGACTTGATGAGAAAGATCAAAAAGGTTATGAGACTATTCAAAAGGTCATTGGAG CTGGTCAGTTGGAGAAGCTTAAAGTGGATCAGTGCAAGGTGTATCTGAGGAAACATAGTTTGAGATTAACGGGCAACAAAGAAACCCTTATTCAGCGTATTAGAGAACATCTTGA TATCCTCAATGGTGGAGGGGAGAAAAAGTACCCTGCTTCTAGTTTTCTTGTGAACTGCAAAG GTGATGCATGCACTGGTGACATCATCCTGTTCAAACAAACTGTATATGGAAT GTTCAACATTGCCTCAAGGAGTGCAAGTGGGCCCCCTTGCGGGACTCGACTGGTTGCTGGCAGGATAGTAAAAGAGAGTTATGGTGCTGCAAAGCAACAACATACCTTTACG ATTGAAGTACTATGGAGCAAAGGAGAGAAATCGCTACCCCCACTTCATCCCCTTCTCATCAAGGGCAGAAATCTTTATAGGTTAACAACAATGAGACAG AGGTGGGAAGATGaagaggaaaggaaaaggaTCTTGTCAGAAAAGCATGCTAGAGGTGCTGTTGCTCGTTCAAATAGGGAAGCTCGTGTGCTAGAAAGAGACATGCGGAAAGTGCTGAAGTCAGATAG GGTACTGAAGAAAGAACACAGTTTTAGAAAACAGGAAGAGAATAGAAAACAAATGCAATGTTCTCTCTCCATTCCCTTGAACAACAACATACAACCTGAACAGCAGCCAGAGGACATGCAGGACACTTGCCAATCTCAACATTTTAAGAAGAAGGAATGCTGGGAGTTGAGAAGCTTCAAGGATAAAACTTCTGCTAGGCAAGAAGATCCAGGGTATGTGCAGATGAGGTCTAAAATTTGCACGGATGCTAATGTCCCATTGGAAGGGAATCTTTCTAGGCGACCTTTTACCAGTATGAATTGCAATCTTCCAGGGCATCCTTCTTGGATGAAAACCCATGAGGACCAAACTAAGTTCAAGAATTCAACGACCTCAGTTTACGGGGCGGTAAAAAATGCCAGACACGCAAACCACAGAAGTGTTATAAATCATCCAAGAGCCCCAGCTGGTTGTGAAATTAGCAGCACTAATTCTTTGAGTTCTTCAACAAAAAGCCATGTATATGCCAAAAATGAGAATGCACAGCAAAAGGATTTCTATCATAGAAATTGTGGTATGAATAATCCTCTGAAGAGTTCAGAGCAGATGCGTGCTTATGTTTGGGTTGAGAATTTTGACGCATCCAGGGATATAGTCCAAGGACatttaaaggaaaagaagcaGCTGTGCAGGTACTATGCTCAAGGAAGGTGTTATTATGGATACAAGTGCAAGTATTTGCACGAGGTTTAA